Proteins from one Capricornis sumatraensis isolate serow.1 chromosome 2, serow.2, whole genome shotgun sequence genomic window:
- the LOC138070861 gene encoding ubiquitin carboxyl-terminal hydrolase 17-like protein 6 — METLVGLVCRAPGAASEHGGGACPAPFNVLAGGQGCRASAAGADALRGPSVPEGPSPTVGRPQRGDLAPGSVGLAPGQKVALSWRGPWGAGAGLQNLGNTCYVNAALQCLSHTPPLASWLVSRQHATLCAAGSPCTLCAMRAHVTRALLHAGEVIRPRKDLLAGFHRHQQEDAHEFLMFTLNGMQQGCLSAPQPSGHASEDTSVVRQIFGGTWRSRIQCLHCLGVSDTFDPYLDVSLDITVAQSVEQALRELVKPEKLEAENAYDCGVCLRKVPATKRLTLHSTSQVLVLVLKRFTQLSGAKRAQEVRYPQCLDVQPYTSEGKAGPLGYVLYAVLVHSGWSCERGHYFCYVRADNGQWYKMDDAKVTACDETAALSQSAYVLFYAREGAWEGGAGRGAAAPLGADPTDPGQPAGDASGRAPGSQESPGDTEAEGMSLEQWRRLQEHHRPKPALELRKIQAALPAGAVVIHRSRHGDGRNRPPPAQEHHRLDRPSTDSPLPGPTDVGHGPRASGRARATKGRNKKPRPSLGLWR, encoded by the coding sequence ATGGAAACCCTCGTGGGCCTTGTTTGCAGAGCCCCGGGGGCTGCTTCTGAGCACGGGGGAGGTGCGTGTCCGGCTCCCTTCAACGTCTTAGCCGGAGGGCAAGGTTGTCGGGCCAGCGCCGCTGGTGCGGATGCCCTTCGGGGACCCTCTGTCCCCGAGGGGCCGTCGCCGACAGTCGGGCGCCCCCAGCGGGGTGACTTGGCTCCTGGGTCAGTGGGGCTGGCGCCTGGCCAGAAAGTCGCCCTGAGTTGGAGGGGGCCGTGGGGGGCGGGCGCTGGGCTTCAGAATCTGGGGAACACCTGCTACGTGAATGCGGCGCTGCAGTGTCTGAGCCACACGCCACCCCTGGCCAGCTGGCTGGTGTCCCGGCAGCACGCCACCCTCTGTGCGGCCGGCAGCCCCTGCACGCTCTGTGCCATGCGAGCTCACGTGACCCGAGCCCTCCTTCACGCGGGAGAGGTGATCCGGCCCCGCAAGGACCTGCTGGCGGGCTTCCACAGACACCAGCAGGAAGATGCCCACGAGTTTCTGATGTTCACTCTGAATGGCATGCAGCAAGGGTGCCTGAGTGCACCCCAGCCGTCGGGCCACGCCTCCGAGGACACCAGCGTCGTCCGTCAGATCTTCGGCGGGACGTGGAGGTCTCGGATCCAGTGTCTCCACTGCCTCGGTGTCTCGGACACGTTCGACCCTTATCTGGACGTCAGCCTGGATATCACGGTGGCTCAGAGTgtggagcaagctctgagagagctGGTGAAGCCCGAGAAGCTGGAGGCGGAAAATGCCTATGACTGTGGCGTTTGTCTCCGGAAGGTGCCTGCCACCAAGAGGTTGACTTTGCACAGCACGTCCCAGGTCCTGGTGCTGGTGCTGAAGCGGTTCACACAGCTGAGCGGGGCCAAAAGGGCTCAGGAGGTGCGCTATCCCCAGTGCCTGGACGTGCAGCCCTACACATCTGAGGGGAAGGCAGGGCCACTGGGCTACGTGCTCTATGCCGTGCTGGTGCACTCCGGGTGGAGCTGTGAGCGAGGACACTACTTTTGTTACGTCCGAGCGGACAACGGCCAGTGGTATAAGATGGACGATGCCAAGGTGACCGCCTGTGACGAGACTGCTGCCCTGAGCCAGAGCGCCTACGTCCTGTTCTACGCCCGGGAGGGTGCGTGGGAAGGGGGCGCTGGGCGAGGGGCAGCGGCCCCCCTCGGGGCTGACCCCACAGACCCCGGGCAGCCTGCAGGAGACGCCAGCGGCAGAGCTCCTGGGTCGCAGGAGTCCCCGGGGGACACAGAGGCCGAAGGGATGAGCTTAGAGCAGTGGAGACGCCTGCAAGAACACCACCGACCGAAGCCGGCCTTGGAGCTGCGCAAGATCCAGGCTGCCCTGCCTGCCGGCGCAGTCGTGATTCACCGGTCCAGACACGGAGATGGGAGAAACCGCCCGCCGCCCGCACAGGAGCACCACCGGCTCGACCGGCCCAGCACGGACAGCCCGCTTCCGGGGCCGACGGACGTCGGCCACGGCCCTCGCGCCAGCGGGAGGGCCAGAGCGACCAAGGGGAGGAACAAGAAGCCGCGGCCATCTCTGGGGCTGTGGCGGTAG
- the LOC138070867 gene encoding ubiquitin carboxyl-terminal hydrolase 17-like protein 6, giving the protein MARSPRMVPYSAPCPPHVERKKNDEQYLPPRTRTSVPRARTWSHPQPSLIITTRLPPPRHLQRPCCLPHPPPPEKREKEKEEKEKNGDGSGVAERVGRAPGAASEHGGGACPAPFNVLAGGQGCRASAAGADALRGPSVPEGPSPTVGRPQRGDLAPGSVGLAPGQKVALSWRGPWGAGAGLQNLGNTCYVNAALQCLSHTPPLASWLVSRQHATLCAAGSPCTLCAMRAHVTRALLHAGEVIRPRKDLLAGFHRHQQEDAHEFLMFTLNGMQQGCLSAPQPSGHASEDTSVVRQIFGGTWRSRIQCLHCLGVSDTFDPYLDVSLDITVAQSVEQALRELVKPEKLEAENAYDCGVCLRKVPATKRLTLHSTSQVLVLVLKRFTQLSGAKRAQEVRYPQCLDVQPYTSEGKAGPLGYVLYAVLVHSGWSCERGHYFCYVRADNGQWYKMDDAKVTACDETAALSQSAYVLFYAREGAWEGGAGRGAAAPLGADPTDPGQPAGDASGRAPGSQESPGDTEAEGMSLEQWRRLQEHHRPKPALELRKIQAALPAGAVVIHRSRHGDGRNRPPPAQEHHRLDRPSTDSPLPGPTDVGHGPRASGRARATKGRNKKPRPSLGLWR; this is encoded by the exons ATGGCTCGTTCCCCCCGCATGGTTCCCTACAGCGCACCATGCCCTCCACACgtggagaggaaaaagaatgatGAGCAGTATCTTCCCCCAAGAACACGAACAAGCGTGCCCCGCGCGAGGACGTGGAGCCACCCACAGCCCTCCCTCATCATCACCACCCGTCTTCCTCCGCCCCGTCATCTCCAACGGCCTTGCTGCTTGCCCCACCCGCCCCCtccggagaagagggagaaggagaaggaggaaaaggagaagaacgGCGACGGGAGCGGCGTGGCAGAGCGAGTGGGAAG AGCCCCGGGGGCTGCTTCTGAGCACGGGGGAGGTGCGTGTCCGGCTCCCTTCAACGTCTTAGCCGGAGGGCAAGGTTGTCGGGCCAGCGCCGCTGGTGCGGATGCCCTTCGGGGACCCTCTGTCCCCGAGGGGCCGTCGCCGACAGTCGGGCGCCCCCAGCGGGGTGACTTGGCTCCTGGGTCAGTGGGGCTGGCGCCTGGCCAGAAAGTCGCCCTGAGTTGGAGGGGGCCGTGGGGGGCGGGCGCTGGGCTTCAGAATCTGGGGAACACCTGCTACGTGAATGCGGCGCTGCAGTGTCTGAGCCACACGCCGCCCCTGGCCAGCTGGCTGGTGTCCCGGCAGCACGCCACCCTCTGTGCGGCCGGCAGCCCCTGCACGCTCTGTGCCATGCGAGCTCACGTGACCCGAGCCCTCCTTCACGCGGGAGAGGTGATCCGGCCCCGCAAGGACCTGCTGGCGGGCTTCCACAGACACCAGCAGGAAGATGCCCACGAGTTTCTGATGTTCACTCTGAATGGCATGCAGCAAGGGTGCCTGAGTGCACCCCAGCCGTCGGGCCACGCCTCCGAGGACACCAGCGTCGTCCGTCAGATCTTCGGCGGGACGTGGAGGTCTCGGATCCAGTGTCTCCACTGCCTCGGTGTCTCGGACACGTTCGACCCTTATCTGGACGTCAGCCTGGATATCACGGTGGCTCAGAGTgtggagcaagctctgagagagctGGTGAAGCCCGAGAAGCTGGAGGCGGAAAATGCCTATGACTGTGGCGTTTGTCTCCGGAAGGTGCCTGCCACCAAGAGGTTGACTTTGCACAGCACGTCCCAGGTCCTGGTGCTGGTGCTGAAGCGGTTCACACAGCTGAGCGGGGCCAAAAGGGCTCAGGAGGTGCGCTATCCCCAGTGCCTGGACGTGCAGCCCTACACGTCTGAGGGGAAGGCAGGGCCACTGGGCTACGTGCTCTATGCCGTGCTGGTGCACTCCGGGTGGAGCTGTGAGCGAGGACACTACTTTTGTTACGTCCGAGCGGACAACGGCCAGTGGTATAAGATGGACGATGCCAAGGTGACCGCCTGTGACGAGACTGCTGCCCTGAGCCAGAGCGCCTACGTCCTGTTCTACGCCCGGGAGGGTGCGTGGGAAGGGGGCGCTGGGCGAGGGGCAGCGGCCCCCCTCGGGGCTGACCCCACAGACCCCGGGCAGCCTGCAGGAGACGCCAGCGGCAGAGCTCCTGGGTCGCAGGAGTCCCCGGGGGACACAGAGGCCGAAGGGATGAGCTTAGAGCAGTGGAGACGCCTGCAAGAACACCACCGACCGAAGCCGGCCTTGGAGCTGCGCAAGATCCAGGCTGCCCTGCCTGCCGGCGCAGTCGTGATTCACCGGTCCAGACACGGAGATGGGAGAAACCGCCCGCCGCCCGCACAGGAGCACCACCGGCTCGACCGGCCCAGCACGGACAGCCCGCTTCCGGGGCCGACGGACGTCGGCCACGGCCCTCGCGCCAGCGGGAGGGCCAGAGCGACCAAGGGGAGGAACAAGAAGCCGCGGCCATCTCTGGGGCTGTGGCGGTAG